The Enterococcus rotai genome includes a window with the following:
- a CDS encoding MerR family transcriptional regulator: MEKEKLLTVGQVAEIMNLPKSKIRYWDDMNLLTSSRNRQNGYRLFDMEDILTISDIDFYRRLDIPINKMTNLYRKSPEELWTILDETETRVAAELAELEKKQQGIKHRKDQLLSLIELKEKEFLDEPLDVERIIPIDLKDPNELQTYIDNPSSLVVYIKEGHEKEIIYGFAVTAKEFVEEVTIWQQSDQPKDSYKQFLLTIKSDNPLENNFQVIKEKLDKQGYQTGTMIGRYIMTAEDQDGFYRDYYKAWVEVNK; encoded by the coding sequence ATGGAAAAAGAGAAGTTATTAACGGTAGGACAAGTAGCTGAAATCATGAATTTACCAAAGTCGAAGATTCGTTATTGGGACGATATGAACCTACTGACATCCTCTAGAAATAGACAAAACGGCTATCGGCTATTTGATATGGAGGATATTTTGACGATTAGTGATATTGATTTTTACCGCAGACTCGACATCCCCATTAATAAAATGACCAATCTTTATCGAAAATCACCAGAAGAGTTATGGACGATATTAGATGAAACAGAAACACGCGTTGCCGCAGAATTAGCGGAACTAGAGAAAAAACAGCAAGGGATCAAGCATAGGAAAGATCAACTGTTGAGTTTGATAGAACTAAAAGAAAAAGAATTTCTTGATGAACCATTAGATGTAGAACGAATTATTCCAATCGATTTAAAGGACCCCAATGAATTGCAGACTTATATTGATAATCCTTCTAGTTTAGTTGTTTATATCAAGGAGGGGCATGAAAAAGAAATCATTTATGGTTTTGCTGTTACGGCCAAAGAATTTGTAGAAGAGGTCACGATTTGGCAACAATCAGACCAGCCAAAAGATTCATATAAACAATTTTTGCTTACAATCAAATCAGACAATCCTTTAGAAAATAATTTCCAAGTTATCAAAGAAAAATTGGATAAACAAGGCTATCAAACTGGAACGATGATAGGACGTTATATCATGACAGCGGAAGATCAAGATGGTTTTTACAGAGATTATTATAAGGCTTGGGTTGAAGTAAATAAGTAA
- a CDS encoding ABC transporter ATP-binding protein codes for MKIIQFFIKKNLTLILATVLCLCLQIIGTLGVPLLVAQLIDVGIASGDEQSIKIIGLKMLAMALFGALSAIAGSYLSAKVAAKFGLETREMFFAKLQTFSIKDADNFGTGSLLTRMTNDVDNIQQMIVLFLQLILPAPIIAVFSLYMTFTYSATLALVPLIAIAAFGLIVYILMKKGTPLSLLIQPKMDKIIVTLREFFTGINMIRAFNNQEYEEERTNKTFSDYANGMIRVNSIFAFITPVAFLLMGVVFSSILWFGGNFVALGTLQIGTVSAVVEYSLLTLAYLMIAAMVLVMLPRSLASVKRIEEILNTQDQILDTDQPVLLEETEPQDPLIDLNHVTFSYDQADEPVLEDIHFSIPKGKTTAIVGGTGSGKSTVAKLLLRLSDVSEGAILFDGIDIRNVTQEELRSKISYVPQKAFLFSGTIKSNLLMGYPEATKEDMDRAAKISQLSSYLATLEDGYDSFVAQGGTNFSGGQRQRLCIARALIKPADIYIFDDSFSALDYKTDAALRLALKEEMSDKTLLIVAQRLSTIQQADTIIVLDEGKIVGQGTHSQLLQQNKTYQEFARSQGIIMEGAQS; via the coding sequence ATGAAAATCATTCAATTTTTCATTAAAAAGAATCTGACACTTATTTTAGCGACAGTTCTTTGTTTATGTTTACAAATTATCGGAACACTTGGTGTACCGTTACTCGTAGCACAATTAATCGACGTTGGGATTGCCAGCGGCGATGAACAATCCATTAAAATAATTGGGCTTAAAATGCTCGCAATGGCTTTATTTGGCGCGCTTTCAGCGATTGCTGGAAGTTATCTTTCTGCTAAAGTAGCTGCAAAATTTGGGTTGGAAACTCGGGAAATGTTTTTTGCTAAACTCCAAACATTTTCTATTAAAGATGCAGATAATTTCGGGACAGGTTCCCTGTTAACGCGAATGACAAATGACGTTGATAATATTCAACAAATGATCGTATTGTTTCTGCAACTGATTTTACCAGCACCGATCATTGCAGTGTTCTCACTTTATATGACGTTCACTTATTCAGCCACATTGGCTTTAGTGCCACTTATTGCAATCGCAGCTTTTGGGTTGATCGTCTATATTTTGATGAAAAAAGGAACGCCACTTTCATTATTGATCCAACCTAAAATGGACAAGATCATTGTGACGTTGCGGGAATTTTTCACCGGGATCAATATGATTCGAGCCTTTAACAATCAAGAATATGAAGAAGAACGAACAAATAAAACATTTTCTGATTATGCAAACGGCATGATCAGAGTCAATAGTATTTTCGCGTTTATTACACCAGTTGCCTTCTTGTTAATGGGTGTGGTGTTCTCTTCTATCTTATGGTTTGGTGGAAACTTCGTAGCACTTGGTACCTTGCAAATTGGGACGGTTTCTGCCGTCGTTGAATACTCTTTACTAACACTTGCTTACTTGATGATCGCAGCAATGGTATTAGTAATGTTACCTAGATCCCTTGCTTCAGTAAAAAGAATTGAAGAAATTTTAAATACCCAAGACCAAATTCTTGATACTGATCAACCTGTTTTACTTGAAGAAACGGAACCGCAAGATCCCTTGATCGATTTAAACCATGTGACATTCAGTTATGATCAAGCGGATGAACCCGTTTTAGAGGATATCCATTTCAGTATTCCAAAAGGGAAAACGACCGCAATCGTTGGTGGAACAGGCTCTGGTAAGAGTACAGTTGCCAAATTACTGTTAAGACTTAGCGATGTCTCTGAGGGAGCTATTTTATTTGATGGTATTGATATCAGAAATGTTACACAAGAAGAGTTACGCTCTAAAATCAGCTATGTTCCGCAAAAAGCCTTTCTATTTAGCGGAACCATTAAGAGCAATTTATTGATGGGCTATCCTGAAGCAACAAAAGAGGATATGGATCGCGCAGCTAAAATTTCTCAGCTTTCTTCTTACCTCGCTACATTAGAAGATGGTTATGATTCATTTGTGGCTCAAGGGGGAACCAACTTCTCTGGTGGTCAAAGACAACGTTTGTGTATTGCCCGTGCCTTGATCAAACCTGCGGATATTTATATTTTTGACGATAGTTTTTCAGCGCTTGATTATAAAACAGATGCTGCATTAAGACTCGCATTAAAAGAAGAAATGTCCGATAAAACCTTGCTGATCGTCGCTCAAAGATTGAGTACGATCCAACAAGCTGATACGATTATCGTTTTAGATGAAGGAAAAATTGTAGGTCAAGGAACACATAGCCAACTGTTACAACAAAATAAAACGTACCAAGAGTTTGCCCGCTCACAAGGGATTATTATGGAAGGAGCACAGTCATGA
- a CDS encoding Ig-like domain-containing protein, with protein MKNLKLGLIGIFLLGAMLVGLAPESVSAVESRSVIGNDDRVQITDTTAVPYQSTVFIGANGALGSGSVIEKNTVLTAAHVVSGIKDNPNTDSNYVIPGRNGATLPYGKFKIKEVHIFEKYLTTSSTSDDVAVLTLEPNDGKGIGDIVKQNPIILTDTVTIGDNVSSTGYPGDKTWGTQWEAKGKIIGKQTASLIDYDFDTFGGQSGSSVFNDKHQIIAVHSAGGGNRNVGVKLNSEKIDFILEHIGEASTPIEIAPKEIVIEKDAVELNAGDSMTLKASVLPENTTNKQLHWETATEEIVTVDNNGNITAISPGSAWVSVTTADGKITKYIDVDVNEVAPEEIVVDQENVALFLGESMTLNASVLPANATDKELFWISDDASIADVDDNGTITGKKVGATEIKILSVTNFGDIEKRITVTVKEKLKPADLTFPARIGSHFSKQEMKETREVVSNTDKLTHILFHLKKPNALYDLKIGEFDFNGGTGVYNVQAITLGKPFTQFYYTIDIDRQLPDSKIVIMYVDKKNPKIVKDYFFVEKR; from the coding sequence TTGAAAAATTTAAAATTAGGTTTAATTGGTATTTTTTTACTGGGAGCAATGTTGGTTGGTCTAGCTCCTGAATCTGTATCCGCAGTAGAATCTCGTTCCGTCATTGGTAACGATGATCGTGTTCAAATCACTGACACTACAGCCGTGCCTTATCAAAGCACTGTCTTTATTGGTGCAAATGGCGCTCTCGGTTCGGGCTCTGTTATCGAAAAAAACACTGTACTAACAGCTGCTCATGTTGTATCTGGTATCAAAGACAATCCAAATACAGATTCTAACTATGTTATTCCCGGAAGAAACGGTGCAACTCTTCCTTATGGAAAATTCAAAATTAAAGAGGTTCATATCTTTGAAAAATATTTAACGACTTCAAGTACAAGTGATGATGTAGCAGTCCTTACTTTGGAACCAAATGATGGTAAGGGAATTGGCGATATTGTTAAACAAAATCCAATTATCTTAACAGATACAGTAACGATTGGAGACAATGTATCGAGTACAGGTTATCCAGGGGATAAAACATGGGGAACCCAATGGGAAGCGAAAGGTAAAATCATTGGAAAACAAACAGCTAGCCTAATCGATTACGACTTTGATACTTTCGGCGGTCAATCTGGTTCTTCCGTATTTAATGACAAGCATCAAATAATCGCTGTCCATTCTGCTGGCGGTGGTAATCGAAATGTGGGTGTCAAATTAAATTCAGAAAAAATTGATTTCATTTTAGAACATATTGGTGAAGCAAGCACTCCTATTGAGATAGCGCCTAAAGAAATTGTCATTGAAAAAGACGCTGTCGAACTAAATGCTGGGGACTCTATGACCCTTAAAGCTTCTGTTTTACCAGAGAATACAACCAACAAGCAATTACACTGGGAAACTGCCACTGAAGAGATTGTGACTGTTGATAACAATGGGAATATCACAGCTATAAGCCCAGGTTCTGCATGGGTTTCAGTAACAACGGCTGACGGAAAAATCACAAAATATATTGATGTTGATGTAAACGAAGTTGCTCCTGAAGAAATCGTTGTTGATCAAGAAAATGTAGCGTTATTCCTAGGTGAATCAATGACACTGAACGCTTCTGTTTTACCAGCCAATGCAACTGATAAAGAACTATTCTGGATCTCAGATGATGCCTCTATCGCTGACGTTGATGATAATGGCACAATCACAGGTAAAAAAGTCGGAGCAACTGAAATTAAGATTCTTTCTGTAACTAATTTTGGTGATATCGAAAAACGCATTACGGTTACAGTCAAAGAAAAATTAAAACCAGCGGACTTAACTTTCCCAGCTAGAATCGGTTCGCATTTTTCTAAACAAGAAATGAAAGAAACTCGTGAAGTAGTCTCTAATACTGACAAACTCACTCATATTCTATTCCATCTAAAAAAACCTAATGCTTTATACGATTTAAAAATCGGTGAATTTGATTTCAACGGCGGGACTGGCGTTTATAATGTCCAAGCCATTACACTAGGAAAACCATTCACACAATTTTATTACACTATCGATATTGACAGACAATTACCGGATAGTAAAATCGTTATAATGTATGTCGACAAGAAAAATCCAAAAATCGTAAAGGATTATTTCTTCGTTGAAAAAAGATAA
- a CDS encoding ABC transporter ATP-binding protein: protein MEKLNKQTLKRFFQLIRPERPIFLGLILCSLVGNALVIAMPFIMGIAIDDLLTLIKTHGVGHITFSLVQDALLTPVLILIVFSIISSLISYIQERVMASLSERITLRVRKEVTKKFKSLPMAFFDQHQVGDILSRTTTSLNQLSQVFLTGINQFFTSISTIVFAGIMLFYIDVKLTLIVIVLIAGSSFLTGKIANKNKKLAEASQAELGILNNKTEEFLSGNLVTKTFNQQNHAKDVISQTNQKHYKAFLSAQFMNFAIYPAIRLINQLAFIVSAIIGAFLVLQGGITIGLLQAYLQYINQVSEPISTASYVINSIQAALAAVDRIFEILDAEDDIPEKKTLQIIDQPSGAIAFDNVQFGYTKEKILMKQVDFMVKPKQMVAIVGPTGAGKTTLVNLLMRFYELNNGRITFDGVDITDLSRTNLRAMFGMVLQNTWLFEGTIAENIAYGRMDATREEVIESAKIAQCDHFIRTLPNGYDSIISSENGSLSQGQQQLLTIARIILANPPVVILDEATSSVDTRTEAHIQKAMDEVTNNRTSFVIAHRLSTIESADLILVMKDGDIVEKGNHQELLAKPSLYADLYNSQFQQT, encoded by the coding sequence ATGGAAAAATTAAATAAACAAACACTGAAACGATTCTTTCAATTGATTCGACCTGAACGCCCGATATTTCTCGGCTTGATTCTGTGTAGTTTAGTCGGCAATGCCTTAGTTATTGCTATGCCTTTCATTATGGGGATTGCTATTGATGATTTGCTTACATTGATTAAAACTCATGGAGTCGGTCATATTACATTTTCCCTAGTTCAAGACGCTTTATTGACACCTGTTTTGATTCTGATTGTCTTTTCAATCATCAGTAGTTTGATTTCTTACATTCAAGAACGTGTGATGGCTTCTTTAAGCGAACGGATTACCTTAAGAGTCAGAAAAGAAGTCACAAAAAAATTCAAATCATTACCAATGGCCTTTTTTGACCAACACCAAGTTGGGGATATTCTAAGCCGAACAACAACTAGTTTAAATCAATTGTCACAAGTTTTCCTAACTGGGATTAATCAATTCTTTACATCGATCTCAACAATTGTTTTCGCTGGGATCATGTTATTTTATATCGATGTCAAACTAACCTTGATTGTCATTGTCCTAATTGCTGGAAGCTCATTCTTAACAGGTAAAATTGCTAATAAAAATAAGAAACTGGCTGAAGCAAGTCAGGCTGAACTTGGGATTTTGAATAACAAAACTGAAGAGTTTTTATCTGGGAATTTAGTGACGAAAACCTTCAATCAACAAAATCATGCAAAAGACGTCATCTCTCAAACAAATCAAAAGCACTACAAAGCCTTTTTAAGTGCTCAATTTATGAACTTTGCGATTTATCCAGCAATTCGTTTGATCAATCAATTAGCGTTTATCGTCAGTGCGATCATCGGAGCATTCTTAGTTTTACAAGGTGGGATCACAATCGGTTTACTGCAAGCTTATCTGCAATATATCAATCAAGTTTCTGAACCAATTTCCACAGCATCATATGTTATCAACTCCATTCAAGCAGCATTAGCAGCTGTTGATCGCATCTTTGAGATTTTAGATGCAGAAGATGACATTCCAGAAAAAAAGACCTTACAAATCATCGATCAACCATCTGGTGCAATTGCTTTTGATAACGTTCAGTTTGGTTATACAAAAGAAAAAATATTGATGAAGCAAGTTGATTTCATGGTTAAACCAAAACAAATGGTGGCAATCGTCGGACCAACTGGTGCAGGTAAAACGACATTAGTAAATTTACTGATGCGCTTTTATGAGTTAAATAATGGTCGTATCACCTTTGATGGCGTGGATATTACAGATCTTTCAAGAACAAATTTACGCGCAATGTTTGGAATGGTTTTACAAAATACGTGGTTATTTGAAGGAACTATTGCGGAGAATATTGCGTATGGACGTATGGACGCAACACGAGAAGAAGTCATCGAATCGGCTAAAATTGCCCAATGTGATCACTTTATTCGGACTCTGCCAAATGGTTATGATTCGATTATTTCAAGCGAGAATGGCTCGCTGTCACAAGGTCAGCAACAACTGTTGACGATTGCTAGGATCATTTTAGCAAATCCTCCTGTAGTTATTTTGGATGAAGCAACATCTAGTGTGGATACTAGAACAGAAGCTCACATCCAAAAAGCGATGGATGAAGTGACGAATAACCGAACCAGTTTTGTGATTGCACACCGTTTGTCTACGATTGAAAGTGCGGATTTGATTTTAGTGATGAAAGACGGAGATATCGTGGAAAAAGGGAATCATCAAGAATTGTTGGCAAAACCTTCGTTGTATGCTGATTTATATAATAGTCAGTTTCAACAGACTTAA
- a CDS encoding 6-phospho-beta-glucosidase, with amino-acid sequence MRNDFLWGGAVAAHQVEGGFNQGGKGISIADVMTAGSKDHAREITDGIIEGKFYPNHEAIDFYGNYKADVQLFAEMGFKCLRTSIAWTRIFPNGDEQEPNEAGLAFYDDLFDELLKHGIEPVITLSHFEMPYHLVKQYGGWRSRELIGFFTNFAITVMKRYKDKVTYWMTFNEINNQRILENPIYSFTNSGILYQEGEDKLKTMYQAAHYQFVAGAITVAEGKKINPDFQIGCMLAATPNYPLTSDPKDIIAAQQEDEKQLFFTDVQVRGNYPRWALKEWERNGYQLDITNEDLELLKNGTVDYIGISYYLSNTISTRPEAVRLEDDLLGDSSLVENPYVSMTEWGWSIDPAGLRHYLNLLSNRYERPIFIVENGFGYADKLVEDQIHDVERIDFLSQHIKEMKKAIEIDGVDVLGYTVWGCIDPISFTTGEMRKRYGFIYVDRDNQGNGSLKRIKKDSFEWYKHLIQTNGAEI; translated from the coding sequence ATGAGAAACGATTTCCTATGGGGCGGCGCAGTTGCGGCTCATCAAGTAGAAGGCGGTTTTAATCAAGGCGGCAAAGGAATCAGTATTGCAGATGTAATGACGGCGGGTTCAAAAGATCATGCTAGAGAAATTACTGATGGAATTATTGAAGGAAAGTTTTATCCTAACCATGAAGCAATCGATTTTTATGGGAACTATAAAGCAGATGTCCAACTCTTTGCAGAAATGGGCTTTAAATGTTTAAGAACCAGTATTGCTTGGACAAGAATTTTTCCAAATGGTGATGAGCAAGAACCAAATGAAGCTGGTTTAGCTTTTTATGATGACTTGTTTGATGAATTATTGAAGCATGGAATCGAACCTGTGATCACCTTGTCTCACTTTGAAATGCCGTATCATCTTGTGAAGCAATATGGCGGTTGGCGTAGTCGAGAACTGATTGGTTTTTTCACTAATTTTGCTATAACTGTTATGAAACGTTATAAGGATAAAGTAACGTACTGGATGACGTTCAATGAAATCAATAACCAACGAATCTTAGAAAATCCGATTTATTCATTTACCAACTCAGGTATTCTTTATCAAGAAGGCGAAGACAAATTAAAAACGATGTATCAAGCTGCACATTATCAATTTGTAGCAGGAGCGATAACGGTTGCTGAAGGAAAGAAAATCAATCCTGATTTCCAAATTGGCTGTATGTTGGCGGCAACACCAAATTACCCTTTAACGAGTGATCCAAAAGATATCATCGCAGCACAACAAGAGGATGAAAAACAACTATTTTTCACTGATGTACAAGTGAGAGGCAATTACCCTCGCTGGGCTCTCAAAGAGTGGGAAAGAAATGGCTATCAACTTGATATTACGAATGAAGATCTAGAACTCTTGAAAAATGGCACAGTCGATTATATCGGTATCAGCTACTATTTAAGTAATACGATCTCAACACGTCCTGAAGCCGTTCGTTTGGAAGATGACTTACTTGGAGACAGCTCTCTTGTAGAAAACCCTTATGTAAGTATGACAGAGTGGGGTTGGTCGATCGATCCAGCCGGATTGCGCCACTATTTAAATCTTTTAAGTAATCGGTATGAACGTCCAATTTTTATTGTGGAAAATGGATTTGGTTATGCAGATAAACTGGTAGAAGATCAAATCCATGATGTGGAACGAATCGACTTTCTCAGCCAGCATATCAAAGAAATGAAAAAAGCCATCGAGATAGATGGTGTAGATGTCTTAGGCTACACTGTTTGGGGCTGTATTGATCCTATTTCATTCACCACTGGGGAAATGCGAAAACGTTACGGTTTTATTTATGTGGATCGTGACAATCAAGGAAACGGTTCACTAAAACGCATTAAAAAAGATTCTTTTGAATGGTATAAACACTTGATTCAGACAAATGGAGCCGAAATATAA
- the licT gene encoding BglG family transcription antiterminator LicT codes for MKILKVFNNNVSLVLNDDNIEEIIMGKGVGFNKREGDVIDSARIEKRFVLEGNNSVSNLDNLLGRIDIEDIELASDIIQLGEAELEQSIDDSILLTLSDHIGFVLNRAAEGLQMRSPLEWDIKQIYTKEYAFALKAVQMMREKTGIAIPDQEAAFITLHFVNAYNSTSNMNETMLTTKIIQSIIDIIKYHYGKEYDETSYDFTRFITHIRYFVKRQLDKEVSSNEDSSLINLIAVKYEQDYQCAVKIKTFLEQQYDWTISNDELMYLTLHLNRLSSNQ; via the coding sequence ATGAAAATACTGAAAGTTTTTAATAATAATGTTTCTTTGGTTTTGAATGATGACAACATCGAAGAAATCATTATGGGCAAAGGCGTTGGCTTTAACAAGCGTGAAGGTGACGTGATCGATTCTGCCCGGATTGAAAAAAGATTTGTTCTTGAAGGTAATAATTCCGTTAGTAACTTAGATAATCTGCTTGGACGAATCGATATTGAAGATATTGAACTGGCCAGTGATATTATTCAATTAGGTGAAGCAGAATTAGAGCAATCGATCGATGATTCCATTTTGCTGACATTGTCCGATCATATCGGGTTTGTCTTAAATCGAGCCGCAGAAGGATTACAAATGCGCTCGCCATTAGAATGGGACATTAAACAAATTTATACAAAAGAATATGCATTTGCGTTGAAAGCCGTTCAAATGATGCGGGAGAAAACAGGTATTGCTATTCCAGATCAAGAAGCAGCTTTTATTACCCTTCATTTTGTGAATGCCTATAATTCTACTAGCAATATGAACGAAACCATGCTGACAACGAAAATCATTCAAAGCATTATCGATATTATTAAATATCATTATGGCAAAGAATACGATGAAACTTCTTATGATTTTACTCGTTTCATTACCCATATTCGTTACTTTGTCAAAAGACAGCTAGATAAAGAAGTTTCCTCAAATGAGGATTCGTCCTTGATCAATTTGATCGCTGTCAAATATGAGCAAGATTATCAGTGTGCAGTTAAAATCAAAACATTTTTGGAACAACAATATGATTGGACGATTTCAAATGATGAATTGATGTACTTAACACTTCACTTAAATCGCTTATCGAGCAATCAATAG
- a CDS encoding beta-glucoside-specific PTS transporter subunit IIABC, with protein sequence MRYEEESKKIIELVGGKSNINSLVHCATRLRFSLKNTKKADKESLEKLPYVMSVVNSGGQYQVVIGSKVPDYYAAIQSLADLNEDAPKTEKKLSFNYVFEVISGAFSPLIPAMAGSGMIKAVLTILVEMKLLADTSSTYMVLSAASNAIFYFLPVFLGITLTKKIGGNMYVGGVIGAALLEPSFTGMIGQEKLDFLGINLNVVDYATTIFPIFVAIFIYSFVDKFLRKIIFRDLQLFAVPMFSLMIMVPLTALLFGPFGTVIGDALSQGVMWLIGKSALLSGIVLGGGMPFMVMFGLHWGFSPITLENLTVMGGDPIEGMAVAAVFAQIGIAIGFYLKSKKHSKMKALAGPLALTGLFAGVTEPIVYGLILRYKRLLPIVAISGAIGGAICGVTGVTMNAYVFHNIFSIPVYTPKIGYFIGVGSALIAGAVLTYFFGVKEDEMTDFLPETDQGEDDFQETVTEVQENPETTVYAPLAGTVIPLKEVDDDVFSSEIAGKGVAIIPTDNKVVAPFDGTVVAIFPSKHAIGLKSTGGSELLIHIGINTVNLNGEHFETKVAMGDTITRGQTLLVFDREKIEQAGYAMTSPVILTDAPSMESLNIINDSDKVTPETKLFVVGTSKEADGQ encoded by the coding sequence ATGCGTTATGAAGAAGAAAGTAAAAAAATCATCGAGCTTGTCGGTGGCAAATCGAATATCAATAGTTTAGTTCATTGTGCGACACGTTTAAGATTCAGCTTGAAAAATACGAAAAAAGCGGACAAAGAATCATTAGAGAAGTTGCCCTATGTGATGTCCGTTGTGAATAGCGGTGGACAATATCAAGTTGTGATCGGTAGTAAAGTACCAGATTATTATGCGGCAATTCAATCGCTCGCTGATTTAAACGAAGATGCACCTAAGACAGAGAAAAAACTAAGCTTCAATTATGTGTTCGAAGTGATTTCTGGGGCCTTTTCACCGCTGATTCCAGCAATGGCAGGATCAGGCATGATCAAAGCTGTTTTAACAATTTTAGTTGAAATGAAACTTTTAGCGGATACTAGCTCAACTTATATGGTATTGAGTGCGGCTAGTAATGCAATTTTTTACTTCTTACCTGTTTTCTTGGGGATCACCTTAACGAAAAAAATCGGTGGGAATATGTATGTAGGGGGAGTAATCGGTGCGGCGCTATTGGAGCCATCCTTTACCGGGATGATCGGTCAAGAAAAACTTGATTTTCTAGGAATCAATTTAAACGTTGTCGATTACGCAACAACGATTTTCCCGATTTTTGTAGCAATTTTCATTTATTCATTCGTGGATAAATTCTTACGTAAAATTATTTTTAGAGACCTTCAATTATTCGCCGTTCCAATGTTTAGTTTGATGATCATGGTTCCCTTAACAGCGTTGCTTTTCGGTCCATTTGGAACGGTCATTGGCGATGCGTTATCCCAAGGTGTCATGTGGTTGATTGGGAAAAGTGCCTTACTTTCAGGAATCGTTTTAGGTGGCGGAATGCCGTTTATGGTGATGTTTGGCTTGCATTGGGGCTTTTCACCGATCACACTGGAAAACTTGACAGTGATGGGTGGCGATCCAATCGAAGGTATGGCTGTTGCAGCTGTATTTGCACAAATCGGGATCGCAATTGGATTCTATTTAAAATCTAAAAAACATTCTAAAATGAAAGCTTTAGCTGGACCATTGGCGTTGACAGGTTTATTTGCAGGTGTAACAGAACCAATTGTATATGGTTTGATTTTAAGATATAAACGCTTATTACCGATCGTTGCGATTTCAGGAGCGATTGGTGGCGCAATTTGTGGAGTGACCGGTGTGACCATGAATGCCTATGTATTCCATAATATTTTCTCTATTCCAGTTTATACACCAAAAATCGGCTATTTCATTGGTGTCGGTTCTGCTTTGATTGCAGGAGCTGTATTAACGTATTTCTTCGGTGTTAAAGAAGACGAAATGACTGATTTCTTGCCTGAAACAGATCAAGGAGAAGATGATTTTCAAGAAACAGTAACAGAGGTACAAGAAAATCCAGAAACAACTGTTTATGCGCCGCTTGCAGGGACTGTGATTCCTTTGAAAGAAGTAGATGATGATGTATTTTCTAGTGAAATTGCTGGGAAAGGTGTGGCGATTATCCCGACTGATAATAAAGTCGTGGCACCATTCGATGGAACAGTTGTCGCCATTTTCCCATCAAAACATGCGATTGGGTTAAAATCAACTGGTGGTAGCGAGTTATTGATTCATATCGGAATTAATACAGTGAACTTAAATGGCGAACATTTTGAAACGAAAGTTGCAATGGGAGATACGATCACACGTGGCCAAACATTATTAGTTTTCGATCGTGAAAAGATCGAACAAGCAGGTTATGCGATGACATCGCCAGTTATTTTAACAGACGCACCAAGTATGGAATCATTGAATATTATCAATGATAGCGATAAAGTGACACCAGAAACAAAATTATTTGTTGTTGGAACGAGCAAGGAGGCTGACGGTCAATGA
- a CDS encoding tetracycline resistance protein — MSVGTVIGGQRYITIGSAAPAFMGILLIAISIVVLSKMKDNYVDY; from the coding sequence TTGAGTGTAGGAACAGTTATTGGCGGACAGCGTTATATAACCATTGGATCTGCTGCGCCAGCGTTTATGGGAATATTGTTGATCGCGATCTCAATAGTTGTCTTGAGTAAAATGAAGGACAACTATGTAGACTATTAA
- a CDS encoding thioredoxin family protein — protein MKKLQTIQAVLTFINNHHLAFLYVSQEDCSVCHALRPKMTELLKNYPKIELREVEADQVKEISAEYLIFSAPTLLFFVDGKEYLREGKFVQFRKLAHTIEQVYSFEESQLK, from the coding sequence ATGAAAAAATTACAAACAATACAAGCGGTATTAACTTTTATCAATAATCATCATCTTGCTTTTTTATATGTTTCACAAGAAGATTGTTCAGTGTGTCATGCGCTTAGACCTAAAATGACCGAACTATTAAAAAACTATCCTAAAATTGAACTAAGAGAAGTGGAAGCTGATCAAGTCAAAGAAATTTCTGCTGAATATTTGATATTTTCAGCACCCACTTTACTTTTTTTCGTTGATGGAAAAGAGTATCTTCGAGAAGGAAAATTTGTTCAGTTTAGAAAACTAGCACATACCATTGAACAAGTGTATTCTTTTGAAGAAAGCCAGTTGAAATAA